In a single window of the Tribolium castaneum strain GA2 chromosome 8, icTriCast1.1, whole genome shotgun sequence genome:
- the LOC655871 gene encoding sodium channel protein Nach, with translation MSEKTSPLRYYLLNTSFHGFRYISEAGRHWTERVFWALCCLLSWTATLLLIKSSWEDFQTNAISFVVDTSYLPWDTHFPSISVCESDNQKRIAEITDRIYGDPHDYNLDEIVKELVYFRGLSFYTLQICGPEAQVPSEDCAKGDLGHFSQLVRSNCSQIFRKCRWNEEEFDCCAHFGALDTEMGVCYAINSIQEDKTKRLKMVSNIKTGPGKLYLEINGFANVYILGEQEVPSMTTLTTDVIQVTPHIHYRRFLAVKEIDNQPEVKDVSIRQRKCRFSDESDLNVYRYYSYSACCVQCRKDAQLKICNCAHHLMPNTPPKNKCNITGLYCLSKHYNELSVLKPYWANRTGLVCDCLPSCTEMELAVVRDDKIGIPEDYAIVELALERLPTERYKRNVVRGKLDLVVSMGGSTALFLGASILSFVEVLYYFFVRPVSDSLITKQKMKENQKFRRFKDQSRLPTIS, from the exons ATGAGCGAAAAAACATCACCCTTACGATATTACCTCCTCAATACTTCGTTTCATGGCTTTCGGTATATTTCGGAAGCTGGAAGGCACTGGACTGAGcg CGTTTTTTGGGCCCTTTGCTGCCTCCTCAGCTGGACCGCCACCCTCCTCCTGATCAAATCCTCCTGGGAGGACTTCCAAACCAACGCCATCAGCTTCGTGGTGGACACCAGCTACCTCCCCTGGGACACCCACTTCCCGTCCATCTCCGTGTGCGAAAGCGACAACCAGAAACGCATCGCCGAAATCACCGACCGCATCTACGGCGACCCCCACGACTACAACCTCGACGAAATCGTCAAAGAACTAGTCTACTTCCGCGGCCTCTCCTTCTACACCCTGCAAATCTGCGGCCCCGAGGCCCAGGTCCCGAGCGAGGACTGCGCCAAGGGCGACCTGGGGCACTTCTCCCAGCTCGTCCGAAGCAACTGCAGCCAGATTTTCCGCAAGTGTAGATGGAACGAGGAGGAGTTCGACTGCTGTGCGCACTTTGGGGCGCTCGACACCGAAATGGGCGTCTGCTACGCCATTAATTCCATCCAGGAGGACAAGACCAAGAGGCTGAAGATGGTGTCCAACATCAAAACGGGGCCCGGGAAGTTGTACCTGGAGATCAACGGGTTCGCGAATGTGTACATCCTGGGGGAGCAGGAGGTGCCCTCCATGACCACGCTGACCACGGACGTGATCCAGGTCACGCCACATATCCACTACAGGAGGTTTCTGGCCGTCAAGGAAATTGATAATCAACCagaa GTGAAAGATGTGAGCATTCGCCAACGCAAGTGCCGTTTTTCGGACGAATCCGATTTAAACGTTTATCGCTACTATAGCTATAGCGCTTGTTGCGTGCAGTGTCGGAAAGACGCACAGCTCAAAATTTGCAATTGTGCCCACCATTTAATGCCCAACACAc CACCAAAGAACAAATGTAACATTACGGGCCTGTATTGTTTAAGCAAACATTACAATGAATTGTCCGTTTTGAAGCCGTATTGGGCCAACAGGACCGGACTTGTGTGCGACTGCCTGCCCAGCTGTACCGAGATGGAGTTGGCTGTGGTCAGGGATGATAAGATTGG CATTCCTGAAGATTACGCTATTGTGGAACTGGCGTTAGAACGTTTACCAACTGAGCGCTACAAAAGGAACGTCGTTAGAGGGAAATTAGATCTAGTCG tgTCAATGGGTGGCAGCACTGCCCTTTTTTTGGGCGCCAGCATTTTAAGTTTCGTCGAAGTGTTGTACTACTTTTTCGTGCGCCCTGTCAGCGACTCGCTTATaaccaaacaaaaaatgaaagaaaaccaaaaattccGCCGTTTCAAGGACCAATCAAGACTCCCAACAATTTCATAA
- the LOC655786 gene encoding histidine-rich glycoprotein isoform X2 has protein sequence MATKIVLLTLLLLVSALAWETKVCSIDCSGSSGTTDSPSGTTSTPTTGGSGDPDSGSTGSGCPCTCSPSTPVTEPSSHSGSGSDSKSSESNESDRILGHSKHQKLGHGKSHPHAKHNKHESGKSNHQHAHDKENHQGLDQLINHAKQFIPIGKNNHKEHPNAKHAHENREHAHAHEKEHAHAHEKEHAHAHDKHNVHEQGKHNAHGKQYQHEKHEHN, from the exons ATGGCAACCAAAATCGTTCTTCTGACACTTTTGCTGCTAGTTTCGGCCCTGGCTTGGGAAACAAAAGTCTGTAGTATCGACTGTTCGGGCTCTTCCGGTACCACCGACAGCCCTTCGGGTACCACCTCCACCCCCACCACCGGGGGTTCCG gtGACCCAGACTCCGGAAGCACTGGCTCCGGGTGCCCGTGCACCTGCAGCCCCTCTACTCCGGTGACGGAACCCTCGAGCCACTCCGGGTCCGGATCCGACAGCAAATCGTCGGAAAGCAACGAAAGTGACAGAATTTTGGGACACtccaaacaccaaaaactCG gACATGGTAAGAGCCACCCACACGCCAAACACAACAAACACGAATCGGGCAAAAGTAACCATCAACACGCCCATGACAAGGAGAACCATCAAGGGTTGGACCAACTGATCAACCATGCGAAACAGTTCATTCCAATTGGGAAAAACAACCATAAAGAACATCCAAATGCGAAACATGCGCATGAGAACAGGGAACATGCGCACGCGCATGAGAAGGAACATGCGCACGCGCACGAGAAGGAACATGCGCACGCGCATGACAAACATAATGTTCACGAACAGGGGAAACACAACGCGCATGGAAAACAGTACCAACATGAGAAACACGAACATAACTAA
- the LOC655951 gene encoding uncharacterized protein LOC655951 has translation MESRIITAPLKNIKIPYESVGKLLHDRFNSFPENATALVKVKASVTWTYHELATKSKNLAVNLQEQMKIAKNDVIAIVSGNSGEFWVVTLAALYLGAPVHLLNPRYTTYELKRYFELSRPKLIFCVSEALDKVQEVGKECHFIEKIVLFDEAPDASRGTTRLGDLLKNPCSIFEFETIEDLEDQVAFICHSSGTTGLPKGAMITHANVWLNLCHSDDDDLYPKSPNPIVNVVPVYHVHGFSLSYTSLYQGVKIVIMDNFQPKIYLENVQNHGVRKLFLVPSLGDFLANSPLVDQYDLSSVKEIYLAAGVLRKNTEEKILDKFKIVTIRTVYGLTELAAAIFIIPVNGGKSGSCGRVTPGHQVKIVDPETGNPLGCNQTGEICVKGFAMKGYVNDAGKSREAFDSDGFVRTGDLGYYDQDLYFFIVDRMKDLIKYKSFQVPPLEVEQVLLMFPGVADAAVVGRPDERCGELPVAFVVREKGAEVDESELVEHVGRFLTKEKHLHGGVRFIEGIPRNEIGKILRKKLREMLE, from the exons ATGGAGTCCCGAATTATCACGGCTcctttaaaaaacatcaaaatccCCTACGAATCTGTCGGGAAATTACTCCATGACCGATTTAACTCATTCCCTGAAAATGCCACAGCTTTG GTCAAGGTGAAGGCCAGTGTGACTTGGACTTACCACGAGTTGGCCACCAAAAGCAAAAACCTCGCCGTAAACTTGCAAGAGCAAATGAAAATCGCCAAAAATGACGTAATTGCGATTGTGAGTGGCAATTCGGGGGAATTTTGGGTGGTAACGTTGGCAGCATTGTATTTAGGAGCGCCGGTACATTTGCTCAATCCACGATATACAACTT aCGAACTGAAACGTTATTTTGAGTTGTCAcgaccaaaattaattttttgtgttagtgAGGCACTAGATAAGGTGCAAGAAGTCGGGAAAGAGTgtcattttattgaaaaaattgttttgtttgatGAAGCGCCAGATGCGAGCAGGGGTACCACCCGACTTGGCGATTTGCTCAAAAATCCCTgttcaatttttgaatttgaaacaattgaggATTTGGAAGATCAAGTGGCTTTTATTTGTCATTCGTCTGGCACTACCGGCCTGCCAAAGGGGGCCATGATCACGCATGCCAACGTTTGGTTGAATTTGTGCCACTCCGACGATGACGATTTGTACCCAAAATCCCCCAACCCCATTGTTAACGTGGTACCCGTGTACCACGTCCATGGGTTTTCCCTATCGTACACATCCCTCTACCAGGGGGTTAAAATCGTAATTATGGACAATTTCCAACCAAAGATTTACCTCGAAAATGTGCAAAACCACGGAGTCAGGAAATTGTTTCTGGTCCCCTCATTGGGCGATTTTTTGGCTAATAGCCCCCTTGTGGACCAGTACGACCTGTCTTCAGTCAAGGAAATTTACCTAGCGGCTGGTGTATTGCGGAAAAACACGGAGGAGAAAATCCTAGACAA GTTTAAAATCGTAACTATTCGCACGGTTTACGGTTTAACCGAACTGGCCGCCGCCATATTCATAATTCCGGTTAATGGCGGCAAGTCCGGAAGCTGTGGTAGGGTGACTCCGGGCCACCAGGTCAAAATCGTGGACCCGGAAACCGGAAACCCGCTCGGTTGTAACCAAACCGGCGAAATTTGCGTTAAGGGGTTCGCCATGAAGGGTTACGTCAACGATGCGGGGAAGTCCCGAGAGGCGTTTGACTCGGACGGATTCGTCCGTACCGGAGATTTAGGTTATTACGACCAagacttgtatttttttattgttgatagAATGAAAGATTTGATTAAGTACAAGTCGTTTCAAGTGCCGCCGCTTGAAGTCGAGCAGGTTTTGTTGATGTTTCCGGGCGTTGCGGACGCGGCGGTGGTTGGCAGGCCTGACGAGAGGTGCGGGGAACTACCGGTGGCGTTCGTCGTGCGGGAAAAAGGGGCGGAAGTGGACGAAAGCGAGTTGGTGGAGCACGTGGGGCGGTTTCTAACGAAGGAGAAGCACTTGCATGGCGGGGTGAGGTTCATTGAGGGGATTCCCCGCAATGAAATTGGGAAAATCTTGCGGAAGAAATTGCGAGAGATGCTTGAATAA
- the LOC103313756 gene encoding uncharacterized protein LOC103313756 isoform X2, producing the protein MKTQSVIFVLALLGACSWEDEDDSSSDSDDFPDNEVPIVATEFPPNHIYDPFLDTEVPDGPYFNPNRIVDFIGIKHRFSNESNLAFPPYVNTGKRRKAIKKNKKKIVKKHKKNSKTGKKSLGSAS; encoded by the exons ATGAAGACACAAAGTGTGATTTTCGTTTTGGCTCTTTTAGGGGCTTGCTCTTGGg AAGATGAGGATGACAGTAGTAGTGACAGTGATGATTTTCCCGACAACGAAGTACCAATAGTGGCCACTGAGTTCCCCCCCAACCACATTTATGACCCATTTTTGGACACCGAAGTCCCAGATGGGCCTTATTTTAACCCAAACCGAATCGTTGATTTTATCGGAATTAAACACCGATTTTCAAACGAGTCGAATTTGGCATTTCCGCCCTATGTCAACACGGGGAAAA GACGTAAAGCAATAAAGaagaataagaaaaaaattgtgaaaaaacacaagaaaaaTTCGAAAACGGGAAAAAAGTCACTCGGCTCCGcctcgtga
- the LOC103313756 gene encoding uncharacterized protein LOC103313756 isoform X1, with protein sequence MKTQSVIFVLALLGACSWARPPKHVKPRPHDHSKCHYVLLTEDEDDSSSDSDDFPDNEVPIVATEFPPNHIYDPFLDTEVPDGPYFNPNRIVDFIGIKHRFSNESNLAFPPYVNTGKRRKAIKKNKKKIVKKHKKNSKTGKKSLGSAS encoded by the exons ATGAAGACACAAAGTGTGATTTTCGTTTTGGCTCTTTTAGGGGCTTGCTCTTGGg CTCGGCCCCCGAAACACGTCAAGCCCCGCCCCCATGATCATTCTAAATGTCATTACGTCTTGTTAACAGAAGATGAGGATGACAGTAGTAGTGACAGTGATGATTTTCCCGACAACGAAGTACCAATAGTGGCCACTGAGTTCCCCCCCAACCACATTTATGACCCATTTTTGGACACCGAAGTCCCAGATGGGCCTTATTTTAACCCAAACCGAATCGTTGATTTTATCGGAATTAAACACCGATTTTCAAACGAGTCGAATTTGGCATTTCCGCCCTATGTCAACACGGGGAAAA GACGTAAAGCAATAAAGaagaataagaaaaaaattgtgaaaaaacacaagaaaaaTTCGAAAACGGGAAAAAAGTCACTCGGCTCCGcctcgtga
- the LOC655786 gene encoding histidine-rich glycoprotein isoform X1, which produces MATKIVLLTLLLLVSALAWETKVCSIDCSGSSGTTDSPSGTTSTPTTGGSDSSGTPTSSDPDSGSTGSGCPCTCSPSTPVTEPSSHSGSGSDSKSSESNESDRILGHSKHQKLGHGKSHPHAKHNKHESGKSNHQHAHDKENHQGLDQLINHAKQFIPIGKNNHKEHPNAKHAHENREHAHAHEKEHAHAHEKEHAHAHDKHNVHEQGKHNAHGKQYQHEKHEHN; this is translated from the exons ATGGCAACCAAAATCGTTCTTCTGACACTTTTGCTGCTAGTTTCGGCCCTGGCTTGGGAAACAAAAGTCTGTAGTATCGACTGTTCGGGCTCTTCCGGTACCACCGACAGCCCTTCGGGTACCACCTCCACCCCCACCACCGGGGGTTCCG acAGTTCTGGAACTCCCACTTCCA gtGACCCAGACTCCGGAAGCACTGGCTCCGGGTGCCCGTGCACCTGCAGCCCCTCTACTCCGGTGACGGAACCCTCGAGCCACTCCGGGTCCGGATCCGACAGCAAATCGTCGGAAAGCAACGAAAGTGACAGAATTTTGGGACACtccaaacaccaaaaactCG gACATGGTAAGAGCCACCCACACGCCAAACACAACAAACACGAATCGGGCAAAAGTAACCATCAACACGCCCATGACAAGGAGAACCATCAAGGGTTGGACCAACTGATCAACCATGCGAAACAGTTCATTCCAATTGGGAAAAACAACCATAAAGAACATCCAAATGCGAAACATGCGCATGAGAACAGGGAACATGCGCACGCGCATGAGAAGGAACATGCGCACGCGCACGAGAAGGAACATGCGCACGCGCATGACAAACATAATGTTCACGAACAGGGGAAACACAACGCGCATGGAAAACAGTACCAACATGAGAAACACGAACATAACTAA